A stretch of Schaalia odontolytica DNA encodes these proteins:
- a CDS encoding DUF4853 domain-containing protein — translation MSRKRLVTLLGAGCASLLLAACVPGLSNDASQYFGRGDEGESNSERQTMEVFIDETVPRYMSIVEDVAVEAGGTLGVGEKPYVWSCGPTSNGFEIRLARYYIPLMDYEDLTRVVADGAQRYGFSYSTDPVPRDKEKKRSVDVGDQDGNVLSFYHLEDDTISVFFDSGCLPAAQPDGMSQRLRFPEPEELFSRVTIVDAFDANKQRNPLIFRQVTTGSDKKSGS, via the coding sequence ATGAGCCGGAAACGGCTGGTCACGCTGCTGGGCGCCGGCTGTGCCTCGTTGCTTCTGGCGGCGTGCGTGCCGGGGCTTTCCAATGATGCGAGTCAGTATTTTGGGCGCGGTGACGAGGGTGAGTCTAACTCTGAGCGTCAGACGATGGAGGTATTCATCGACGAGACCGTGCCTCGGTACATGAGCATCGTTGAGGATGTCGCGGTGGAAGCGGGAGGAACACTCGGAGTCGGTGAGAAGCCTTACGTATGGAGCTGCGGTCCCACGTCGAATGGGTTTGAGATTCGTTTGGCCCGCTATTACATCCCGTTGATGGATTATGAGGATCTGACCCGGGTTGTCGCAGACGGTGCTCAGCGCTACGGGTTCAGCTATTCGACTGATCCTGTTCCTCGGGACAAGGAAAAGAAGCGTAGCGTCGATGTTGGTGACCAAGATGGTAATGTGCTCAGTTTCTACCACTTGGAGGACGATACGATCTCTGTCTTCTTTGATTCAGGGTGCCTGCCCGCGGCGCAGCCTGACGGAATGTCTCAGCGTCTTCGTTTTCCTGAGCCCGAGGAGTTGTTCTCTCGGGTAACGATAGTTGACGCGTTCGACGCGAATAAGCAGAGGAACCCGTTGATTTTCCGTCAGGTGACGACGGGCTCTGATAAGAAGTCGGGGAGTTGA
- the hisC gene encoding histidinol-phosphate transaminase, whose product MTNLRIRPAVASLPRYVPSKTAPDAVKISSNEMPTPPSPAVLEAIARELETINRYPDLTAAPLREALAQRFGVGADQVCVGTGSSAILVAALSAVCQPGSQVVFPWRSFESYPIAIPSVGGEPVPVELLPDATHDLDAMRAAITPDTVAVIVCSPNNPTGPALTYEEIAGFVADVPDDVMVIVDEAYIDFATKPGVRTAVPLIEEHPNVIVMRTFSKAHALAGVRVGYAIGDPEVIGAIQALLVPFGVSSLALAAALASLKDAEGVQRAVAEIIAERERIIPALRALGYDIPDSQSNFYLIRGDVYGLVEACARVGLIVRPFRVGVRVSVGSREQNDRFLSVAAEFARTAGVGA is encoded by the coding sequence ATGACCAACCTGCGCATCCGTCCCGCCGTCGCCTCCCTGCCTCGCTACGTTCCCAGCAAGACCGCGCCCGACGCCGTCAAAATCTCCTCCAACGAGATGCCGACGCCGCCCAGCCCAGCGGTGCTTGAGGCGATCGCCCGCGAGCTCGAGACGATCAACCGCTACCCCGACCTGACGGCCGCGCCCCTGCGCGAGGCCCTCGCGCAGCGCTTCGGCGTCGGTGCCGACCAGGTGTGTGTGGGTACTGGTTCTTCGGCGATCCTCGTCGCCGCACTGTCCGCCGTCTGCCAGCCCGGCAGCCAGGTCGTCTTCCCCTGGCGCTCCTTCGAGTCCTACCCGATCGCCATTCCCTCCGTGGGCGGCGAACCCGTGCCCGTTGAGCTCCTCCCGGACGCCACCCACGACCTCGACGCCATGCGCGCCGCGATCACGCCCGACACCGTCGCCGTCATCGTCTGCTCGCCCAACAACCCGACCGGCCCGGCCCTCACCTACGAGGAGATCGCCGGTTTCGTCGCCGACGTCCCCGATGACGTCATGGTCATCGTCGACGAGGCCTACATCGACTTCGCGACCAAGCCCGGCGTGCGCACAGCGGTCCCCCTCATCGAAGAACACCCCAACGTCATCGTCATGCGCACGTTCTCCAAGGCGCACGCCCTGGCCGGCGTGCGCGTCGGCTACGCCATCGGCGATCCCGAGGTGATCGGCGCGATCCAGGCTCTCCTCGTCCCCTTCGGCGTCAGCTCCCTTGCCCTCGCCGCGGCCCTCGCCTCCCTGAAGGACGCCGAGGGCGTGCAGCGCGCGGTCGCCGAGATCATCGCCGAGCGCGAGCGCATCATCCCGGCCCTGCGCGCACTCGGCTACGACATCCCCGACAGCCAGTCGAACTTCTACCTGATCCGCGGCGACGTCTACGGCCTCGTCGAGGCATGCGCGCGCGTCGGCCTCATCGTGCGCCCCTTCCGCGTGGGCGTGCGAGTCTCGGTCGGC
- a CDS encoding alpha/beta hydrolase — protein MATWADIQSWELSYVEEAEDLIEAEVREAREIIADLEHAANDIRSQGEGPDRMRERLTEIQDKLDSCLNELTEYALATAELHGYVSRVVAKRKSAWEVAAEVGYDIPESGLIEPDALDKRFEPVPRKFDELRDCIDDAVRIATEAEETVGPRYQALADGRYVLAEGRHSASAGLADDADPAWSPEEVSVWWALLSESEREALINKDPEKYGNLNGIDMASRARANELALNGHVDAAGNRIPGTGLIEKTQNELDELNQEIDRMRENGQEVSSDLLDKQENLQNRLADLNAISEQLGSNAGATLLVLEPGNLGENVRAAIAIGDVDNAQHVATFVPGMGSNFRDNGRLNVEFAKNLKWAADTYGAPTDGSVATIAWIGYEAPPDIVKTWDTSVTSIDKAEAGAEKLNGFVTGIHSWRSERGLDVHQSIIPHSYGSTTAGIAMRDIGEGVVDELVYTGSPGAGVSAVGTLGVDADHTWVSATPHLDPVRGIGPDSTFGRNPEHLEGIGHLSGDTSGGEGYKHGIWHRPDGNHSSYFHKPDKEGKHNYALEDIGKVIVGKKERQ, from the coding sequence ATGGCGACCTGGGCGGACATTCAGAGCTGGGAACTCAGCTACGTGGAGGAGGCCGAGGACCTCATCGAGGCCGAGGTGCGCGAGGCGCGCGAGATCATCGCTGACCTCGAGCATGCTGCGAACGATATCCGATCTCAGGGCGAGGGTCCCGACCGGATGCGTGAGCGGCTCACCGAGATCCAGGACAAGCTGGACTCGTGCCTCAATGAACTCACTGAATACGCGCTGGCGACCGCGGAGCTGCACGGGTACGTGAGCCGGGTCGTGGCGAAGCGGAAGTCCGCGTGGGAGGTCGCGGCAGAAGTTGGGTATGACATTCCGGAGAGTGGCCTCATTGAACCAGATGCGCTTGACAAGAGGTTTGAGCCGGTGCCGCGTAAGTTCGACGAGCTGCGCGATTGTATTGACGATGCAGTGAGAATTGCGACGGAAGCCGAGGAAACGGTGGGGCCACGTTATCAGGCGTTGGCCGACGGTCGGTATGTCCTAGCTGAGGGGCGCCACTCGGCGTCTGCGGGCTTGGCCGACGACGCCGACCCCGCGTGGAGTCCCGAGGAGGTCTCCGTGTGGTGGGCACTCCTGTCGGAGTCCGAGCGCGAGGCGCTCATCAACAAGGATCCCGAAAAGTACGGCAATCTCAATGGAATCGACATGGCCTCGCGGGCGAGGGCAAATGAGCTTGCGTTGAACGGACACGTAGATGCCGCGGGAAATCGTATTCCGGGAACGGGTCTGATTGAAAAGACCCAGAACGAACTTGACGAACTGAACCAAGAGATAGACCGTATGCGTGAAAATGGACAGGAGGTCTCATCGGACCTTCTCGACAAGCAGGAGAATCTCCAGAATCGCTTGGCGGATCTGAACGCTATTTCGGAGCAGCTCGGTAGCAATGCTGGGGCGACGCTCCTTGTCCTTGAACCGGGGAATCTTGGTGAAAACGTCCGTGCCGCAATCGCCATCGGTGACGTCGACAACGCGCAGCACGTGGCGACGTTCGTGCCGGGGATGGGCTCGAATTTTCGCGATAATGGCAGGCTCAATGTCGAGTTCGCGAAGAATCTCAAGTGGGCGGCGGACACATATGGAGCTCCTACCGATGGGAGCGTGGCTACCATCGCCTGGATAGGCTACGAAGCTCCGCCGGACATAGTGAAGACGTGGGACACGTCTGTCACGTCGATCGACAAAGCCGAGGCTGGAGCTGAGAAGCTGAACGGCTTCGTGACGGGAATCCACTCGTGGCGCTCAGAGCGGGGACTGGACGTGCACCAGAGCATCATTCCGCATTCATACGGGTCGACGACTGCGGGCATTGCGATGCGCGACATCGGAGAGGGCGTCGTCGATGAGCTTGTGTACACGGGTTCCCCGGGCGCAGGGGTGAGCGCCGTCGGGACGTTGGGGGTGGACGCAGACCACACGTGGGTCTCGGCGACCCCACACCTTGATCCGGTTCGGGGAATTGGGCCTGACAGTACCTTTGGGCGCAACCCCGAGCACCTGGAAGGAATCGGGCACCTCTCGGGAGATACGAGTGGGGGAGAAGGATACAAACACGGCATATGGCACAGGCCTGATGGGAATCACTCCTCGTATTTCCATAAACCGGACAAGGAAGGCAAACATAACTATGCCCTCGAAGATATCGGTAAGGTCATCGTGGGTAAGAAGGAGAGGCAATGA
- the purB gene encoding adenylosuccinate lyase, with protein sequence MSDTMTLFSTAHGYSDLAGGGEPLSPLDGRYRAVAAPLANYLSEAGLNRARVHVEIEWLIFLLDNSVLPGAPTLTDAERDYLRALTRDFGADHIKRLGEFEAVTRHDVKAVEYLIGEYLEAASEKLGEGTNLPSLREVVHIFCTSEDINNLAYALTIKAATEQVWLPAIRALLDRLRGLAEAGAAVPMLAHTHGQPATPVTIGKEMAVFAHRLSRQIKRVEATEYLGKINGATGTWAAHVVSVPGADWPTLARSFVEGLGLTWNPLTTQIDSHDWQAELYADVARAGRIAHNLATDAWTYISMDYFHQNLAAQGSTGSSTMPHKVNPIRFENAEANLEVSNALLDSLGATLVTSRMQRDLTDSTTQRNVGVAFGHAVLAYDNLVRGLDGIEINAARMAQDLDANWAVLGEAVQQAMRAAAIAGATGMANPYERLKELTRGHEVGAEDMREFIAGLGLPAEVEERLLALTPATYIGLSERLARWEA encoded by the coding sequence ATGAGCGACACGATGACACTGTTCTCCACTGCCCACGGATATTCGGACCTGGCGGGCGGGGGTGAACCGCTCAGCCCCCTGGACGGCCGCTACCGCGCGGTGGCCGCGCCCCTGGCGAACTACCTGTCCGAGGCGGGCCTGAACCGCGCGCGCGTGCACGTCGAGATCGAGTGGCTGATTTTCCTGCTCGACAACTCGGTCCTGCCGGGAGCACCCACGTTGACCGACGCCGAGCGCGACTACCTGCGCGCCCTCACGCGCGACTTCGGCGCCGACCACATCAAGCGCCTAGGCGAGTTCGAGGCCGTTACCCGCCACGACGTCAAGGCCGTCGAGTACCTGATCGGCGAATACCTCGAGGCGGCCTCCGAGAAGCTGGGCGAGGGCACGAATCTGCCGTCGCTACGCGAGGTCGTCCACATCTTCTGCACCTCCGAGGACATCAACAACCTGGCGTACGCGCTGACGATCAAGGCCGCGACCGAGCAGGTGTGGCTGCCCGCGATCCGCGCGCTCCTGGATCGCCTGCGCGGCCTCGCCGAGGCCGGGGCGGCCGTCCCGATGCTGGCGCACACGCACGGACAGCCGGCAACCCCCGTGACGATCGGCAAGGAGATGGCTGTGTTCGCGCACCGCCTGTCCCGCCAGATCAAGCGCGTCGAGGCCACGGAGTACCTGGGCAAGATCAATGGCGCGACGGGCACGTGGGCCGCGCACGTCGTGTCGGTGCCGGGTGCGGATTGGCCGACGCTGGCTCGCTCTTTCGTGGAGGGCCTGGGCCTGACGTGGAACCCGCTGACCACGCAGATTGATTCGCACGACTGGCAGGCCGAGCTGTACGCGGACGTGGCGCGCGCTGGTCGTATCGCCCACAACCTGGCGACGGACGCGTGGACCTACATTTCGATGGATTACTTCCACCAGAACCTGGCGGCGCAGGGCTCGACGGGATCGTCGACGATGCCGCACAAGGTCAACCCGATTCGCTTCGAGAACGCGGAGGCGAACCTGGAGGTGTCGAACGCGCTGCTGGATTCCCTGGGCGCGACGCTGGTGACCAGCCGCATGCAGCGCGACCTGACGGATTCGACGACGCAGCGCAACGTGGGCGTCGCGTTTGGTCACGCGGTACTGGCCTATGACAACCTGGTGCGCGGCCTGGATGGCATCGAGATCAACGCTGCTCGCATGGCGCAGGATTTGGACGCGAATTGGGCGGTGCTCGGCGAGGCCGTCCAGCAGGCGATGCGCGCCGCCGCGATCGCGGGCGCGACCGGCATGGCGAACCCGTACGAGCGCCTTAAGGAGCTGACGCGCGGCCACGAGGTGGGCGCGGAAGACATGCGCGAGTTCATCGCTGGCCTGGGTCTTCCGGCCGAGGTGGAGGAGCGCCTCCTTGCGCTGACCCCCGCGACCTACATCGGCCTGTCCGAGCGCCTGGCGCGCTGGGAGGCCTGA
- a CDS encoding DUF4853 domain-containing protein — MKWTPARVGLAAAVVVAGLYGWDAVMPRQGKLVPFPQRVSFEEYMSRQLPELSRMAGQVAAETGGELTVMGLPYVQACGIDNTQGYRVVGYSTVAPQISFDRLGEVVNTHRRDGTSGLWMQDDFREDGSRKIYFTDNDGNSAQFKYTETGIEMRSYSACLPTSHALNDPGQFVLPSVEEAFPGVHVTVSDNTDPDLHPVPTLTPGAHVTPQSGTQSDSQTGYQSGAQSGS, encoded by the coding sequence ATGAAGTGGACGCCAGCGCGTGTTGGTCTCGCGGCGGCCGTGGTAGTGGCCGGTTTGTATGGGTGGGATGCGGTGATGCCGCGTCAAGGTAAGCTCGTTCCCTTCCCTCAGCGTGTGAGCTTCGAGGAGTACATGAGCCGTCAGCTGCCGGAGCTGTCGCGCATGGCCGGGCAGGTGGCCGCCGAGACGGGCGGCGAGCTGACGGTGATGGGCCTGCCCTACGTGCAGGCGTGCGGGATCGACAACACGCAAGGCTATCGGGTCGTTGGCTACAGCACGGTGGCTCCGCAGATCTCCTTTGATCGGCTTGGGGAGGTCGTCAACACTCACCGGCGTGACGGTACGTCTGGTCTGTGGATGCAAGACGACTTCCGTGAAGATGGGAGCCGGAAGATCTACTTCACGGACAATGACGGTAACTCCGCTCAGTTTAAGTACACCGAGACCGGTATCGAGATGAGATCCTACTCCGCGTGCCTGCCGACCTCTCACGCTCTGAATGATCCCGGTCAGTTCGTTTTGCCGTCGGTGGAGGAGGCGTTCCCGGGTGTGCACGTGACGGTCAGCGACAACACGGACCCCGACCTGCACCCGGTCCCCACGCTCACCCCGGGTGCCCACGTCACCCCACAATCCGGCACCCAGTCCGATTCGCAGACTGGCTACCAGAGCGGTGCCCAGTCAGGCTCGTAA
- a CDS encoding alpha/beta hydrolase, whose amino-acid sequence MVTVAFDPNRHVSVSSGSFSVDVNELCATHTLVTYEENLSIGPARLALNAALAEADLASIFAPETAAGLIGAISAALSALDALQSSVDDLRWKMQDAALTYADANAAASLWEAVPGSPLGAQLSWRSLGAFALSPGGALATGGVAFYHGFQDASASAGVPWLPTVLMPGFAVLAAEKDLCDTVIDGITFARHGDAESGALFQRDLGRFALDVNSSPVYRGVAGALSGLGVSQDLNSTSTQSASGMAALAAPFLAYLGLVDFRWGHGVSCGVIVRGTDGDARIRPNGLGSLMPSRVLDARTQSALAAMPDAAPDTHYEGVATSADTIEHIVDMHGGDADNGEIAIEEHVTVGEDGTTTRSWTVDIRGTQSFAIGQSGPQDMTTNLQGVAGMASDQLDAIMEAMEAAGIPPEEAVEFAGHSQGGIMAAQLAADPAVRARYNVVSVVTAGSPTATVAPSDVPVLSYENSGDIVPGLDGNATRGDNVTTVRFHDYEAAAHPEDPVPSSHSAPLYVDEIRSTLDAARASSDPGLSALAAAEARRTQALGLTQDTQTTIHHYQTRRITQG is encoded by the coding sequence GTGGTGACCGTGGCTTTCGATCCGAACCGACACGTGTCCGTGTCCTCGGGCTCCTTCAGCGTCGACGTCAACGAGCTGTGCGCCACGCATACCCTCGTCACGTACGAAGAGAACCTCTCGATTGGGCCCGCGCGCCTCGCGCTCAACGCCGCCCTCGCCGAGGCCGACCTGGCCTCGATTTTTGCCCCGGAGACGGCGGCTGGCCTCATAGGCGCGATTAGCGCCGCCCTGAGCGCCCTCGACGCCCTTCAGTCCAGCGTTGACGACCTGCGATGGAAGATGCAGGACGCGGCCCTCACGTACGCGGATGCGAACGCGGCTGCCTCCCTGTGGGAGGCCGTACCCGGCAGCCCGTTGGGAGCGCAGCTCAGCTGGCGAAGCCTCGGAGCGTTCGCCCTCTCGCCAGGCGGCGCCCTGGCCACCGGTGGCGTGGCGTTCTACCACGGGTTTCAGGATGCCTCCGCGAGCGCGGGGGTCCCCTGGCTGCCCACCGTTCTTATGCCCGGCTTCGCGGTGTTGGCGGCAGAGAAAGACCTATGTGACACCGTGATCGACGGCATCACCTTCGCGCGGCACGGAGATGCGGAATCTGGGGCATTGTTTCAGCGCGACCTCGGTAGGTTCGCCCTGGACGTCAACTCCTCGCCCGTCTACCGAGGGGTCGCAGGTGCGCTGTCCGGGCTGGGAGTCAGCCAGGATCTGAACTCGACGTCCACGCAATCGGCGTCCGGGATGGCCGCGCTCGCCGCGCCCTTCCTTGCGTACCTGGGGCTCGTTGACTTCCGCTGGGGCCATGGAGTCAGCTGCGGGGTCATCGTTCGAGGCACGGACGGCGATGCCCGCATTCGGCCCAACGGACTGGGCTCCCTGATGCCCTCGCGTGTCCTCGACGCACGCACCCAGTCCGCGCTCGCGGCCATGCCCGACGCGGCACCCGACACCCACTACGAGGGCGTCGCCACCAGTGCCGACACCATCGAGCACATCGTCGACATGCACGGGGGCGATGCTGACAACGGAGAGATCGCCATCGAGGAACACGTGACTGTGGGGGAGGATGGCACGACGACCCGCTCGTGGACCGTCGACATTCGAGGCACCCAATCGTTTGCCATCGGGCAGTCGGGCCCTCAGGACATGACCACCAACCTGCAGGGCGTGGCGGGAATGGCCTCGGATCAGCTCGACGCGATCATGGAAGCCATGGAGGCGGCCGGTATCCCGCCCGAGGAAGCCGTCGAGTTTGCCGGCCACTCGCAGGGCGGCATCATGGCGGCTCAGCTGGCCGCCGACCCCGCCGTGCGCGCACGCTACAACGTCGTCTCGGTCGTTACCGCCGGCTCGCCCACGGCGACGGTTGCGCCCAGCGACGTGCCCGTCCTCTCCTACGAAAACTCGGGCGACATCGTTCCCGGTCTGGACGGGAACGCGACCCGTGGGGACAACGTGACGACCGTCAGGTTCCACGACTACGAGGCCGCGGCTCACCCCGAAGATCCGGTTCCCTCCTCGCACAGCGCGCCGCTGTACGTGGATGAAATAAGAAGCACCCTGGACGCCGCCCGGGCCTCGTCCGATCCGGGCCTGAGCGCGCTGGCGGCCGCCGAGGCCCGCCGCACCCAGGCGCTCGGCCTCACCCAGGACACGCAGACCACCATCCACCACTATCAAACGAGGCGCATTACCCAGGGGTAA
- a CDS encoding phage holin family protein: MDFIARLLATMAGLWVTTRVVSSISIESSSASQTVIVLAAVALVFTAVNSIIKPVVTTLAFPLYLLTFGLFALVTNSLLFALTGWLSTSLGFPMTTGGFWSCLFGAVITSVVSSIVSGILRDKKDKRD; encoded by the coding sequence ATGGACTTTATTGCTCGTTTATTGGCCACGATGGCCGGCCTGTGGGTGACGACCCGCGTGGTCTCGTCGATCTCGATCGAGTCGTCGTCGGCGTCGCAAACCGTCATCGTTCTGGCGGCCGTCGCCCTCGTGTTCACTGCGGTGAACTCGATCATCAAGCCTGTGGTGACGACGCTGGCATTCCCCCTGTACCTCCTCACTTTCGGCCTGTTTGCCCTGGTGACGAACTCTCTGCTCTTCGCGCTGACGGGGTGGCTGTCCACGTCGCTCGGATTCCCCATGACGACGGGCGGCTTCTGGTCCTGCCTGTTCGGCGCGGTCATCACCTCCGTGGTGTCCTCGATCGTCTCGGGCATCCTGCGGGATAAGAAAGACAAGCGGGACTGA